In the genome of Streptomyces sp. P3, the window TGGACGACATCACGGGCGAGCGCCTGTGCGCCGGTGACGTGCTGGAGAAGCGCGGTGTAGGACGGCGAGGCCGGGACGCGACCGGTGTCGTCCAGCAGCTCCCACTGCTCGAACGCGCCGGAGAGTTTGCCCCTCACGGCGTTGAGCGCGTCGATGAGGTGGAGCGTGGTGGCGCGCGGGATCAATTCACGCCGGATATCAGGTTTCATGAGTCTTTTGCGGCTTTTTTATGCATTCGGGCGTCGGTGTCGAAGAGTGCCAGCTCGTACGCGTGCAGGAGGTGCTGCACGATGAAAGATCGTCCGGCGACTTTCCACAGGCCACGCCCTCGGTTGAGGTGGGCGATGGCGTCCATTTCGACGGAGGTCAGGCCGAGCAGCGAGGCCGCGGCGTGGAGTTGGTCGGTCTCCTGGCGGTAGATGATGCGGGTGCTGCAGTCGGCGAGGAGGCCCTCGGCCAAGGCCCGGCCTTGTGATCCGGCGTCGCCGGCGGTGAGCAGGTCAGACAGCCGGTGGATCACCATGAGGTTGGCGATGCCGAGGCCACGGCTGAGCTTCCACTGGGCCTGCATGCGCTGCAGCAGGCCGACGTGCCGCATCAACCGCCACGCCTCGTCGTACACGATCCAGCGCCGGCCGCCGGACGGGTCGGAGAGGGCGGACTCCATCCAGGCACTCGCGCAGGTCATCGCCAGGACGAGGGCGGTGTCGTCGCCGGATCCGCCGAGCCGGGAGAGGTCGATGGTGAGCATCGGTGCGTTCGGGTCGAAGGCGACGGTGGAGGGAGCGTCGAACATGCCGGCCAGATCACCGTGGACGAGGCGGCGCATGGCGTGGGCCAGGTCGCGTGCGGCGTCGCCGAGTTGGCCCGACACCATCCCGGCGGCCTCGTCGAGCGCACTGGGGTTGTTGAGGGTGGCGGCGACATCGCCGAGCAGTGGGGTGCGGCCAGTGTGGACGGCGCGGGTGACGACGGCGTCCAGGGCGACGTCCAGGGCGGTGTGCTCCATGGGCATCAGGTCCCGGCCCAGGACCGTCCGGGCCAGGGAGCCGAGCAGGAGCAGGCGCCGTTTGCGGATCTCGCCGCCCCAGTCGTCCTCGGAGACGCTGTGCGGGCGCGGGGCCGCGTCCAGGGGGTTCAGCCGTCCGGGCAGTCCGGGGCCGAGAGCGACGGACCGGCCGCCGAGGGCTTGTGCCACCGGCGTCCATTCGCCCTTCGGGTCGCACGGGACGTAGACGCGGTATCCGAAGGCCACCGAACGCAGCGCGAAGGACTTGGCGAGTGCGCTCTTGCCCTGGCCGATGACCCCGGCGAGCAGGAGGTTGGGGTTGGTGAATCCCTCGACCTTGCCGTACAGCGCGAACGGATCGAAGACGAAGGACGCTTCCGCGTGTACGTCGCGGCCGATGTAGATGCCCTCGGCGCCGAGTCCGCCTTCGGCGAGGAAGGGATAGGCACCGGCCGCGACCGCGGTGGTCATGCGGTGGGCGGGCAGTTTCAGCCGGTTCCCCCGCGCGGAGGCGGGTCCGGGACGTCCGTTCGCCGGGTAGAGCGCGGTGGGCATCTCGTGCGCGGCGGACGCGGTCTCGCTCTGGTGGGCACTGGCTTTAGCGCGGGCCTTGGCGGTGGCCTCGGCGAGCTGGCGACGGGCGGCCTTGCGGCTGGCGCGGTCGGTGCTGTGGGGGGTGAAGAGCGGGCTGGCGGAGGCGCGGCGTGCGCGGCGGGCGGGCCGGTAGTTCATCGGTGGCCCTCGTTTCTGCGGGTAGTGCTCATCGCACGCAGGCTGTGGTGTGCGGGCGGAGGTCGGTGGGGGTGGTCTTGCGGCGGATGCTGTGGCCGGCGGCGAGGTGGCGCTGGCAGATCGTGAGCACGGGCGGTCCCTCGGGCAGCCGCTCTGGATGGCATGCGCTCGTATCGGCTTCTGCGGCCGTGTTGTTGGGCAGCAGGTGGAAGGCGGAGTGGACCTCGCTGGTGGCCTGCCAGAGGCGGGTGCGCGCGGTGGCGAGGTGGCGGCCGGCGGCGGGGTGCGCAGGCCGGGTGTTTTCGGCGAGCCGGTCCATGAGCTGG includes:
- a CDS encoding DUF6238 family protein; translated protein: MTAPTRPDDAHPYLRAASAGVRHHTRALAPSDANPPRPADRVHLDVLHAHLTALHQLMDRLAENTRPAHPAAGRHLATARTRLWQATSEVHSAFHLLPNNTAAEADTSACHPERLPEGPPVLTICQRHLAAGHSIRRKTTPTDLRPHTTACVR
- a CDS encoding VirB4 family type IV secretion system protein: MNYRPARRARRASASPLFTPHSTDRASRKAARRQLAEATAKARAKASAHQSETASAAHEMPTALYPANGRPGPASARGNRLKLPAHRMTTAVAAGAYPFLAEGGLGAEGIYIGRDVHAEASFVFDPFALYGKVEGFTNPNLLLAGVIGQGKSALAKSFALRSVAFGYRVYVPCDPKGEWTPVAQALGGRSVALGPGLPGRLNPLDAAPRPHSVSEDDWGGEIRKRRLLLLGSLARTVLGRDLMPMEHTALDVALDAVVTRAVHTGRTPLLGDVAATLNNPSALDEAAGMVSGQLGDAARDLAHAMRRLVHGDLAGMFDAPSTVAFDPNAPMLTIDLSRLGGSGDDTALVLAMTCASAWMESALSDPSGGRRWIVYDEAWRLMRHVGLLQRMQAQWKLSRGLGIANLMVIHRLSDLLTAGDAGSQGRALAEGLLADCSTRIIYRQETDQLHAAASLLGLTSVEMDAIAHLNRGRGLWKVAGRSFIVQHLLHAYELALFDTDARMHKKAAKDS